From a single Leptospira levettii genomic region:
- a CDS encoding efflux RND transporter periplasmic adaptor subunit has protein sequence MKAKILQILREKWKYLILYFFVSTTLSILFTWFSNENIRNRFPWLTTILYHKDWFLADQNVYAIGNPKDVPLFQKPVVIQKRITLEYPATVEATKEIQLQTKHLGRIKFLHVAEGQSVKKGDLLLQLDDELLRLEGDKLSISLEVAKANQIIALEKWKQAENLIEVKLREIDKKTELLELAKSEWETSKLTMEKKETMWKEGFVSLSELDRWKLDVDAKQAHFKNLNRDRESLVNTLHLDFPEDTVSISDRIKIWKRQNSLIEKTEYDLSVTNTKILENQIQTNKQMISEFKLYAPKAGSIFKVHLKEGELTNHLPAIALIENGDLSVSYQIGESDLKLMKLGKEITFHPSLEGSQFVNGEIDKISSYLDARSHGIGVRAKLHKKRLSLLPGMFGLVQVETEGMKDILLVPTVSVLGDVSSGYYLMVKSGETIEKRYVECKPHNQNEMEILMGISEDDLVQVNVK, from the coding sequence ATGAAAGCGAAAATCCTCCAGATTCTTAGAGAAAAATGGAAATACTTGATTCTTTACTTCTTTGTATCCACAACTCTTTCCATTCTATTTACCTGGTTTTCGAATGAGAACATCCGTAATCGATTCCCTTGGCTGACAACAATCTTGTATCACAAGGATTGGTTCCTAGCAGACCAAAATGTGTATGCAATTGGAAATCCCAAAGACGTTCCATTATTTCAAAAACCAGTTGTGATCCAAAAACGAATTACATTGGAGTATCCAGCAACTGTGGAAGCAACTAAGGAAATCCAATTACAGACCAAACATCTTGGAAGGATAAAATTCCTTCATGTCGCAGAAGGCCAATCTGTTAAAAAAGGAGATTTGTTATTACAATTAGATGATGAGTTACTCCGTTTAGAAGGAGATAAATTATCAATTTCATTGGAAGTTGCAAAAGCCAATCAGATCATCGCTTTGGAAAAATGGAAACAAGCAGAAAATCTAATCGAGGTTAAACTTCGAGAAATCGATAAAAAAACGGAATTGTTAGAACTTGCGAAGAGCGAATGGGAAACCTCTAAATTGACAATGGAAAAAAAAGAAACAATGTGGAAGGAAGGTTTTGTTTCTTTATCGGAGCTTGACCGTTGGAAACTGGATGTCGATGCAAAACAGGCTCATTTTAAAAATCTAAATCGTGATAGAGAAAGTTTAGTCAATACACTTCATTTGGATTTTCCAGAAGATACAGTCTCAATCAGTGATAGGATTAAAATATGGAAACGTCAAAATTCCCTGATTGAGAAAACTGAATATGATCTAAGTGTTACCAATACGAAAATTCTCGAAAACCAAATCCAAACCAACAAACAAATGATTTCAGAATTTAAATTATATGCTCCTAAAGCTGGATCAATTTTCAAAGTCCACCTAAAGGAAGGAGAACTTACCAATCATCTGCCAGCGATTGCTCTCATAGAAAATGGAGATCTGTCGGTATCGTATCAAATAGGTGAATCAGATCTAAAGTTGATGAAACTTGGTAAGGAGATTACGTTTCACCCGAGCCTCGAAGGTTCTCAATTTGTTAATGGTGAAATCGATAAGATAAGCAGTTATTTGGATGCTCGTTCCCATGGAATTGGAGTTAGGGCTAAGTTACATAAAAAACGATTATCTTTGCTCCCAGGGATGTTTGGTCTTGTCCAAGTAGAAACTGAAGGAATGAAGGATATCCTTCTCGTTCCAACTGTCTCTGTGTTAGGTGACGTATCTTCTGGTTATTATCTGATGGTGAAGTCCGGTGAAACCATTGAAAAAAGATATGTTGAATGCAAACCACATAACCAAAATGAAATGGAAATCCTTATGGGAATCAGTGAAGACGATCTTGTTCAAGTCAATGTAAAATGA
- a CDS encoding efflux RND transporter permease subunit: MIQYFDRHNRLCWVCIILMFIGIYFQMDRFRFQLLPNLTPLQYQVTTTFPNHSAEEIDKSLSLPMSKRISSLKEVKQIRTFSEHGHSKIEILLQSNISVWEFKEELFQLLFEIKDELPLGVGTPKVQMGSDHQNPFIEFTISKQTNLTKENFSYLINQLKYKLERISGVIEVKKIGDSESFGFIHLRETFLKLHPIKIKDIEYQIISAMQAGSLGKLYDVGRETEIKYGPEISSLEEIRKFPIHLGDSKYIPLEQFADTSIQHSSVNQIVQHGGKNSVYFAIHVDRSQDPLKLSSQIHLILNEYKQSIQPVLYSDTSRELTKQLVQFFFFLFASLLCALIFSYSLYKEWFPVLCLLFAVIVSLVCFFHLMNLFSISVNLLSISGISVGIGMLFDANNLIYYSIQSQCQKESVNVNCVTEGVRNVLISLFCSGLTTMVVIFPLLLYAHEWRDFFYDIGLSIVILIFSSLVTSVTVIPLLFITFNPQLQKRTDRQEKDLFQLPFVFNLIWVRKKWIVFICLVILFLTFVFSRNKVQFQIFPNPKPIGKLIHVVPKSTIQFLEEKFLINDILNRINGNHLLQSIVILPQNTASDQWEANVNAVPFVIKSFDFEGSEKWLTEVLQSINPNRWQVGVFEIHSELSQSLPFLPVDKIVLLHEDWDQLNRLAKEVLHSQTEEKLGGKFNFIPTPIQMKIWKTRILPNSEVQPDLEDLEKNLLYRTSPKYLGLLGKGNSLPMYLSMSKKTDDSRLPPSSSLPLFKSATKDLIFPESLFQMTEKKSFSVFQRESGKFFLEWMGDFGIENRILTKKNEGLQYYINSVKKETLNFYLTLFVLLVCSYVLIYLALVGIYESFYRPCIYLLISFSYFLSVTIFLIFIIPEIHFGHYMGLVILIGLSIDSISLYGERWELTKEIPDNSLRIKLVFDWLQKPILLNFGSTFFGLLPVVFIVFPGSEFVRAIAVTMCIGILVSCVFVFYLYPKIFIKCFSSPI, translated from the coding sequence ATGATCCAATATTTCGACAGACACAATCGATTGTGTTGGGTCTGTATCATATTAATGTTCATTGGTATTTATTTTCAAATGGATCGTTTTCGATTTCAATTACTGCCAAACTTGACACCTTTACAATACCAGGTTACGACAACATTTCCCAATCATTCAGCTGAAGAAATTGATAAATCATTAAGTCTGCCAATGTCTAAACGCATTTCATCCTTAAAAGAGGTCAAACAAATCCGAACATTTTCGGAACATGGACATTCAAAGATTGAAATTTTATTACAATCGAATATATCGGTCTGGGAATTTAAAGAAGAACTATTTCAGTTATTGTTTGAAATAAAAGATGAATTACCTCTTGGGGTAGGCACTCCCAAAGTACAAATGGGAAGTGATCACCAAAATCCATTTATTGAATTTACTATTTCCAAACAAACCAATTTAACAAAGGAAAATTTCTCATATTTGATCAATCAACTGAAATACAAACTAGAGAGAATATCGGGAGTGATTGAAGTGAAAAAAATTGGTGATTCTGAATCCTTTGGATTCATTCACTTAAGAGAAACATTCTTAAAATTACATCCAATCAAAATAAAAGACATAGAATATCAAATTATTTCTGCCATGCAAGCAGGTTCACTTGGAAAACTATATGATGTAGGCAGGGAAACCGAGATTAAATATGGACCAGAGATTTCCTCGTTGGAAGAGATTCGAAAATTTCCAATCCATTTGGGAGATTCAAAATACATTCCTTTAGAACAGTTTGCGGATACTTCGATTCAACATTCTTCTGTGAATCAAATTGTGCAACATGGTGGGAAAAACTCGGTATATTTTGCCATTCATGTCGATAGAAGCCAAGATCCACTCAAACTCTCATCTCAAATTCATTTGATTTTAAACGAATACAAACAATCGATTCAACCTGTTTTGTACTCTGACACCTCAAGAGAGTTAACAAAACAATTGGTTCAATTCTTTTTCTTCCTATTTGCAAGTTTACTATGTGCTCTCATTTTCTCCTATTCCTTGTATAAAGAATGGTTTCCCGTTTTGTGTTTGTTATTTGCTGTAATTGTTTCTCTCGTTTGTTTTTTCCATCTTATGAATCTATTTTCCATTTCGGTTAACCTTTTGAGTATTAGTGGGATATCAGTTGGGATTGGAATGTTATTCGATGCGAATAATTTAATTTATTACTCAATCCAATCACAATGCCAGAAGGAAAGTGTGAATGTAAATTGTGTCACGGAAGGTGTTCGAAATGTTTTGATTTCCTTGTTTTGTTCGGGATTAACAACAATGGTGGTAATCTTCCCTTTGCTTTTGTATGCACACGAATGGAGAGATTTTTTTTATGATATTGGGCTTAGCATTGTAATATTGATCTTTTCCAGTTTAGTCACTTCTGTCACAGTGATTCCATTATTATTCATTACTTTCAATCCTCAGCTCCAGAAAAGAACAGATCGACAGGAGAAGGATCTGTTTCAGTTGCCTTTTGTTTTCAATTTAATTTGGGTTCGGAAAAAATGGATCGTATTTATATGTTTGGTGATACTGTTTTTAACATTTGTTTTTTCTAGAAACAAAGTCCAGTTCCAAATTTTTCCGAATCCAAAGCCGATTGGAAAGTTGATCCACGTGGTACCAAAATCGACAATTCAGTTTTTGGAAGAAAAATTTCTCATTAATGATATTTTGAATCGAATCAATGGAAACCATTTACTCCAAAGTATAGTCATCTTACCTCAAAACACAGCCTCAGATCAATGGGAAGCGAATGTAAATGCTGTTCCTTTTGTTATCAAATCCTTTGATTTTGAAGGCTCTGAGAAATGGCTCACTGAAGTACTCCAATCGATAAACCCGAATCGCTGGCAAGTGGGTGTATTCGAAATTCATTCTGAATTATCACAATCCTTACCTTTCCTCCCTGTAGATAAGATTGTTTTACTACATGAAGATTGGGACCAATTGAATCGTTTGGCAAAAGAAGTTCTTCATTCGCAAACAGAAGAGAAGTTAGGTGGGAAATTTAATTTTATCCCTACACCCATTCAAATGAAAATTTGGAAAACCAGAATCCTACCAAATTCAGAAGTGCAACCGGACCTCGAAGATTTAGAAAAAAATCTTCTGTACCGAACTTCGCCTAAATATTTGGGTCTTTTGGGTAAAGGCAATTCACTTCCCATGTATTTGTCCATGAGTAAGAAAACTGACGATTCAAGATTACCTCCCTCATCATCGTTACCACTTTTTAAATCAGCCACAAAGGATCTGATTTTCCCTGAATCATTATTCCAAATGACAGAAAAAAAATCATTTTCCGTATTCCAAAGGGAATCGGGAAAATTTTTTCTCGAATGGATGGGTGATTTTGGGATCGAGAATCGTATTCTTACCAAAAAAAATGAGGGACTACAATACTATATCAATTCTGTCAAAAAAGAGACATTGAATTTTTATCTGACATTATTTGTTTTATTAGTTTGTTCTTATGTATTGATATATTTAGCGTTAGTGGGTATCTACGAATCATTTTATCGACCATGTATATATCTATTAATAAGTTTTAGTTATTTTTTATCGGTAACGATATTTTTAATTTTTATCATTCCTGAGATTCATTTTGGACATTATATGGGACTTGTGATATTGATCGGTTTATCAATTGATAGTATTTCCCTTTATGGTGAAAGATGGGAGTTAACAAAGGAAATCCCAGACAATTCACTTAGAATCAAATTAGTTTTTGATTGGTTACAAAAACCAATTTTACTTAACTTTGGTAGTACGTTTTTTGGCTTGTTACCAGTTGTTTTTATTGTTTTCCCTGGATCCGAATTTGTCCGAGCGATTGCAGTGACAATGTGTATCGGAATACTCGTTTCCTGCGTGTTTGTGTTTTATCTGTATCCAAAAATATTTATCAAATGTTTTAGTTCCCCAATATGA